The Metabacillus litoralis genome contains a region encoding:
- the nirB gene encoding nitrite reductase large subunit NirB, producing MKQKLVVIGNGMAGVRCVEEILKHNPELYTISIIGSEPHHNYNRILLSSVLQGEARFQDITINDAIWYEENDITLFSGETATEIDTEKKMVITDKNHAISYDKLILATGSSPFVLPIPGVEKEGVVTFRTIEDCKNILEAAKHYKNAVVIGGGVLGLEAARGLVNLGLNVKVIHNTEYLMQRQLDSVSSKMLQHQLEQQGIEFILGKVTEQIIGDKRVNELTFTDGTSVEADLVVMSVGVIPNSVLAKKSGITTNRGIIVNDFMETSVSDIYAVGECVEHNGIVYGLVKPLYEQGQVLAKHLCQLNPQGYEGSVLSTSLKVPGVDLFSVGDFTEDSSTKSLTMLNEIHSVYKKIVLRGDIIVGAVLYGETKNQSKLLDLIVKRRHVSDEEKRQLLQAADKDSSSIKAMKQSEIICNCNGVTKGSIIEAVQQNELTTVQEVKQCTKASSSCGGCKLLLSDLLDYIQSDECDELFERKSLCTCTTLTEDEVVLQIQQKNLSSLQDVFTQLNWLSLEGCAGCVPAIQYYLAMIYPDYAEKNQFFYMNDDNLKAQHMSDGTYSIIPQTYGGKVSAKLLRNIAAVMEKYQLTDVGLTTEQRFQLKGIKQEDIGAVCTDIGIRLRPVNIHTIHHVNTYYSEKKCQCHTGVSLQLSIQLEKEMELILTPHEIKLSVSPCKHHDLEMRTNDIHLVGVERGFEMYVGGSCFPQLQQGELFSIASDHDEAKRLTCGFVQYYRETANYLENISEWINRVGIIHIREVLFEETLCNQLVERLEAEMMINVEKI from the coding sequence ATGAAGCAGAAATTAGTGGTAATCGGTAACGGAATGGCAGGTGTTCGCTGTGTTGAAGAAATTTTAAAGCATAATCCAGAGCTATATACCATCTCCATCATTGGCAGTGAACCCCACCATAATTATAATCGGATTTTATTATCTTCTGTTCTACAAGGAGAAGCAAGGTTTCAAGATATCACGATTAATGATGCTATATGGTATGAGGAGAATGATATTACCCTGTTTTCCGGAGAAACAGCAACAGAAATTGATACGGAAAAGAAGATGGTTATAACGGATAAAAATCATGCCATTTCTTATGACAAACTAATTCTAGCCACTGGATCATCACCTTTTGTACTTCCGATACCAGGGGTTGAAAAAGAGGGAGTTGTGACATTTCGTACGATTGAGGACTGTAAAAATATTTTAGAGGCTGCAAAACACTATAAAAATGCAGTCGTAATTGGTGGAGGAGTATTAGGGCTAGAGGCCGCAAGAGGCTTGGTAAATCTAGGGCTAAATGTAAAGGTTATTCACAATACAGAGTACCTCATGCAGCGTCAGCTTGATTCGGTCTCGTCAAAAATGCTTCAGCATCAGTTAGAGCAACAAGGAATTGAATTTATTTTAGGAAAAGTCACCGAACAGATAATAGGAGATAAACGAGTGAACGAATTAACATTTACCGACGGTACTTCTGTAGAAGCTGATTTAGTTGTGATGTCTGTAGGTGTTATCCCTAATTCTGTTTTAGCGAAGAAAAGTGGAATCACAACAAACCGGGGAATTATTGTGAATGATTTTATGGAAACAAGTGTTAGTGATATTTACGCAGTTGGTGAATGTGTTGAGCATAACGGGATTGTCTATGGTTTAGTAAAACCGCTTTATGAACAGGGGCAAGTTTTAGCAAAACATCTTTGTCAGTTAAACCCTCAAGGATATGAAGGATCTGTTTTATCAACTAGCTTAAAGGTGCCCGGGGTGGATCTTTTTTCTGTTGGGGATTTTACGGAGGATTCCTCAACTAAATCGTTAACTATGTTAAATGAAATACATTCTGTTTATAAAAAAATTGTTCTTCGCGGTGATATTATCGTTGGAGCTGTATTATATGGAGAAACAAAAAATCAGTCAAAGCTCCTCGATCTGATTGTAAAAAGAAGGCATGTAAGTGATGAAGAGAAGAGGCAGCTCCTTCAAGCAGCTGATAAAGATTCTTCTAGCATCAAAGCAATGAAACAAAGTGAAATCATCTGCAACTGCAATGGTGTGACAAAAGGGTCAATTATTGAAGCTGTTCAGCAGAATGAATTAACAACCGTTCAGGAAGTAAAGCAATGTACAAAAGCATCCAGTTCATGTGGTGGCTGTAAACTACTCTTGTCAGATTTGTTAGATTACATTCAAAGTGACGAATGTGATGAATTGTTTGAAAGAAAGTCATTATGTACTTGTACAACACTTACAGAAGATGAAGTAGTTTTACAAATTCAACAAAAAAATCTTTCTTCATTACAAGATGTTTTTACCCAGTTAAACTGGCTTTCTTTAGAAGGATGTGCGGGCTGTGTACCAGCAATTCAATATTATTTAGCCATGATTTACCCAGACTATGCAGAAAAAAATCAATTCTTCTATATGAATGATGATAACTTAAAAGCACAGCACATGAGTGATGGAACTTATTCCATTATCCCACAAACATATGGAGGAAAAGTATCAGCGAAGCTATTACGAAACATTGCAGCTGTTATGGAGAAATATCAACTAACAGACGTTGGTCTAACAACTGAACAACGATTCCAATTAAAAGGAATTAAGCAAGAAGATATCGGAGCTGTATGTACAGACATAGGAATACGTTTACGTCCGGTGAACATTCATACAATCCATCATGTGAACACCTACTACAGTGAAAAAAAATGTCAGTGTCATACAGGAGTATCATTACAACTCTCCATTCAACTAGAAAAGGAAATGGAATTGATCTTAACACCACATGAGATTAAGTTAAGTGTGTCTCCATGTAAGCATCATGACTTGGAAATGAGGACAAATGATATTCACTTAGTTGGGGTTGAAAGAGGCTTTGAAATGTATGTTGGAGGAAGCTGCTTTCCACAACTACAGCAAGGTGAGTTATTTAGCATCGCAAGTGATCATGATGAAGCTAAAAGATTAACCTGTGGGTTTGTCCAATATTATCGGGAAACAGCCAACTATTTAGAAAACATAAGCGAATGGATCAATCGTGTTGGAATCATTCATATAAGAGAAGTGTTATTTGAAGAAACTCTTTGTAATCAGTTAGTAGAGAGACTTGAAGCTGAAATGATGATAAATGTAGAAAAAATTTAA
- a CDS encoding MFS transporter, giving the protein MKLSDLKTSGHPKTLFSSFLYFDVSFMIWVMLGALGVFITQDFGLSPSQKGLIVAIPILAGSFFRIVLGILTDRFGPKKTATLGMSITAIPLLWGLLAGNTMPELFMIGILLGVAGASFAVALPMASRWYPPHLQGLAMGIAGAGNSGTLFATLFGPRLAEQFGWHVTMGFALIPLFITFIIFMILAKDAPSQPAPQPLANYFKVFAHKDTWFFCILYSVTFGGFVGLSSFLSMFFVDEYKLTSVQAGDFVTLCVAAGSFFRPVGGLISDKIGGVKVLSFLFIGVAVCMLGVSQLPPLFAITALLFVGMMCLGMGNGAVFQLVPQRFQKEIGMITGIVGAAGGIGGFFLPNILGTLKELTGSYASGFITFSIIALVAFSVLLFASYSWKKTWNVKSSAVKI; this is encoded by the coding sequence ATGAAACTATCGGATTTAAAAACTAGTGGTCACCCGAAAACACTTTTTTCCTCGTTTCTGTATTTTGATGTTAGCTTTATGATTTGGGTTATGCTTGGCGCACTTGGGGTGTTTATTACACAGGATTTTGGGCTTTCTCCATCACAAAAAGGATTGATTGTTGCAATTCCAATTCTTGCAGGTTCATTTTTTCGAATTGTTTTAGGAATTTTAACAGATCGGTTTGGTCCGAAGAAGACTGCTACTTTAGGAATGTCAATTACAGCTATTCCATTGCTTTGGGGTTTACTTGCCGGAAATACAATGCCAGAACTATTTATGATTGGGATATTGTTGGGGGTAGCAGGGGCCAGCTTTGCCGTTGCCTTACCAATGGCAAGTAGATGGTACCCTCCACATTTGCAAGGGTTGGCAATGGGAATTGCAGGAGCAGGTAACAGTGGTACATTATTTGCTACTTTATTTGGTCCTCGTTTGGCAGAACAGTTCGGTTGGCATGTGACGATGGGGTTTGCACTCATTCCGCTTTTCATTACATTCATCATTTTTATGATTTTAGCGAAGGATGCTCCTTCACAACCAGCTCCTCAGCCTTTAGCTAATTACTTTAAAGTATTTGCTCATAAAGACACATGGTTTTTCTGCATTTTGTACAGCGTCACATTCGGTGGGTTTGTAGGATTATCTAGCTTTCTCAGTATGTTTTTCGTTGATGAATACAAATTAACGTCCGTTCAAGCTGGGGATTTCGTTACTTTATGTGTTGCCGCAGGTAGCTTTTTCCGTCCTGTTGGTGGACTTATTTCAGATAAAATCGGTGGAGTAAAGGTGTTATCCTTCCTTTTCATCGGTGTTGCTGTTTGTATGCTTGGTGTTAGTCAATTACCCCCTTTATTTGCCATCACTGCCTTACTTTTTGTAGGAATGATGTGCTTAGGAATGGGAAATGGCGCTGTATTTCAACTAGTTCCACAACGCTTTCAAAAAGAAATTGGCATGATCACAGGTATTGTTGGAGCTGCCGGAGGAATTGGAGGCTTCTTTTTACCTAATATTTTAGGGACATTGAAGGAATTAACAGGCTCTTACGCTTCAGGGTTTATTACCTTCTCGATTATTGCCTTAGTTGCATTTTCCGTTTTATTATTTGCGAGTTATTCTTGGAAGAAGACGTGGAATGTGAAAAGTAGTGCTGTAAAGATATAA